One stretch of Musicola paradisiaca NCPPB 2511 DNA includes these proteins:
- a CDS encoding HlyD family secretion protein: MDTTSTSVSPAPGRRKRQFAILFIVLLLAAAGWGAYYQFYLRFYEATDDAYVNGNLITLTPQISGTATTVSVDDGDYVEKGQVLVQLSPSDTLIALQQSEASLAKTVREVRGLYSTVDNYQAQVVSRQVALQQAIGDYNRRRGLVAKGAISTEDLAHYQDAVNSARSALDAAEQSLRTNQAMVDNTVIDDHPDIKSAVADLRSKYLDWARSTIVAPVSGYVAKRAVQVGMRVSAGATLMSIVPLEQVWVDANFKESQMQQMRLGQSVTLTADIYGDNAQYHGTIQSLGIGTGSAFSLLPAQNASGNWIKIVQRLPVRIALDPEALKQHPLRIGLSMQARVDLRDNHGELLPTATVNTPRYSTDVYDDPLQQADKLVAKILHDNSLPLTGSRG, from the coding sequence ATGGATACCACCTCCACTTCCGTTTCTCCGGCACCCGGACGACGTAAACGTCAGTTTGCCATTCTGTTCATTGTGCTGTTGCTGGCTGCTGCGGGATGGGGCGCTTACTACCAGTTTTATCTGCGTTTTTATGAAGCCACCGACGATGCTTATGTGAACGGCAACCTGATCACGTTGACGCCTCAAATCAGCGGCACAGCGACAACAGTCAGTGTTGATGACGGCGATTATGTGGAGAAAGGGCAGGTGCTGGTGCAGCTCAGCCCGAGCGACACGCTGATCGCGCTGCAACAGTCGGAAGCCTCGCTGGCCAAGACCGTGCGTGAGGTTCGGGGGCTTTACAGCACCGTCGACAACTATCAGGCCCAAGTGGTGTCCAGGCAGGTGGCGCTGCAACAGGCGATTGGCGATTACAATCGCCGCCGGGGCCTGGTGGCCAAAGGCGCTATTTCCACCGAAGATTTGGCGCATTATCAGGACGCGGTCAACAGCGCGCGTAGTGCGCTCGATGCAGCCGAGCAGAGCTTGCGCACCAATCAGGCGATGGTGGACAACACCGTGATTGACGATCATCCGGATATCAAAAGCGCTGTAGCCGATTTACGCAGCAAATATCTGGACTGGGCGCGGAGCACTATTGTCGCGCCGGTCAGTGGTTATGTCGCCAAGCGTGCGGTGCAGGTGGGGATGCGGGTCAGCGCCGGTGCGACGCTGATGTCCATTGTTCCGCTCGAACAGGTCTGGGTTGATGCCAATTTCAAAGAAAGCCAGATGCAACAGATGCGGTTAGGGCAATCAGTGACCCTGACGGCGGATATCTATGGCGACAACGCGCAGTATCACGGCACGATACAGAGCCTGGGGATCGGTACCGGCAGCGCGTTCTCGCTGCTGCCCGCGCAAAATGCCAGCGGTAACTGGATCAAGATAGTACAGCGATTGCCAGTACGCATCGCGCTGGATCCCGAGGCGCTGAAGCAGCACCCGCTGCGTATCGGGCTGTCGATGCAGGCTCGGGTCGATCTCCGCGACAACCACGGCGAATTGTTGCCGACGGCCACCGTTAATACGCCGCGCTACAGTACGGATGTGTATGACGATCCGTTGCAGCAGGCCGACAAGCTGGTGGCGAAAATTCTGCACGACAACAGCCTGCCGCTAACGGGCAGCCGGGGCTAG
- a CDS encoding chemotaxis protein — MDKFQREIEERTNLTSSNKFELLLFRLGSPTGKEESELYGINVFKLREIVPMPELTKAAGMVPPMLGMINIRGQIIPVIDLPKVVGSVPNTGLNILLVTEYARSTQAFAVESVDDIVRLDWSQVNTAEAGVGSSYITSIARLDNDPNTNRLALVLDVEQILHDIIPTEREIKIEKVEDKTFDIKPGAVAIVAEDSKVARTMLEQGLKIMSIPYIMHVTGLEAWNKIKAMALEAQSEGRPISDKIAFVLTDLEMPEMDGFTLTRNIKREEFLKNVPVIIHSSLSGSANEDHVRNVGADSYVAKFEVNELAAAIHGVLDKVKPAAR; from the coding sequence ATGGATAAATTTCAAAGAGAGATTGAGGAAAGAACTAATCTTACCTCATCTAACAAGTTTGAACTGCTGCTGTTCCGTTTGGGGTCTCCTACTGGTAAAGAAGAATCAGAGCTATACGGTATCAATGTGTTTAAACTCCGGGAAATTGTTCCGATGCCGGAGTTGACCAAAGCCGCGGGTATGGTGCCGCCGATGTTGGGTATGATCAATATTCGCGGTCAAATCATTCCCGTCATCGATCTTCCCAAAGTGGTGGGCAGCGTACCAAACACCGGGCTGAATATTCTTCTGGTCACGGAATATGCGCGTAGCACTCAGGCGTTTGCCGTGGAATCGGTGGATGATATCGTTCGGCTTGACTGGAGCCAGGTCAATACGGCCGAGGCCGGCGTCGGCAGCAGTTATATCACCAGTATTGCCCGTCTCGATAACGATCCGAACACCAACCGTTTGGCGCTGGTGTTGGATGTTGAGCAGATTCTGCATGACATCATCCCGACCGAGCGTGAAATCAAGATTGAGAAAGTCGAAGATAAGACGTTCGATATTAAGCCGGGGGCCGTCGCTATTGTGGCTGAAGATTCTAAAGTGGCGCGCACCATGCTTGAACAGGGGCTTAAGATCATGAGTATCCCCTATATCATGCACGTCACCGGTCTGGAAGCCTGGAACAAAATTAAAGCCATGGCGCTGGAAGCGCAGTCAGAAGGCAGGCCGATTTCCGATAAAATCGCCTTTGTGCTGACAGACCTGGAAATGCCTGAAATGGATGGGTTTACGCTGACGCGGAATATCAAACGCGAAGAGTTTCTGAAAAATGTTCCGGTGATCATCCATTCTTCACTGTCCGGCAGCGCCAACGAAGACCATGTGCGCAACGTCGGGGCGGATTCTTATGTCGCCAAATTTGAAGTCAACGAACTGGCGGCGGCGATTCATGGTGTGCTCGACAAGGTAAAACCCGCCGCACGGTAA
- a CDS encoding DHA2 family efflux MFS transporter permease subunit: MNDKAAFTPPSLALATLAISLATFMQVLDSTIANVSLPTIAGNLGVSSDQSTWVITSFAVCNAISLPLTGWFSRIVGQRRLFIVSVLLFSLASFLCGFSHSMTELIVFRALQGFFAGPMYPMCQTLLLMIFPPSRRNMALALLAMVTVVGPIVGPITGGWITDNYSWPWIFYINVPIGIFASFVVWMQLRDWQDSTERASVDYVGIGLLVLGVGLLQVVLDKGNDLDWFGSSEIVVMSIISAVALVSFVIWELGESNPIVNLRLFADRNFTVGTLSLMLGYAAFFAINVILPQWLQTWMGYTSTWAGLAAAPMGMLPMLLTPIIGRYGNRVDLRLLATVSFVIMGLSCLMRAQFNTHVDFATVAGVQLFMGSGVAFFFVPLTSILLSSLHGKDVAEGSGLATFLRVLGGSFASSLTTWLWSHREIYHHAILSESVSVYNPSAVSYLNLMGGISQANLAQVDKTLQQQAWMASTIDYFYVLGWGFMGLIVIIWFARPPFTRTGPASAGH; this comes from the coding sequence ATGAACGATAAAGCCGCCTTTACGCCGCCGAGCTTGGCGCTGGCGACGCTGGCGATATCGCTGGCGACATTTATGCAGGTGCTGGACTCCACGATAGCCAATGTGTCGCTGCCGACGATTGCCGGGAATCTGGGCGTCAGTTCGGATCAGAGTACCTGGGTGATCACCTCGTTTGCCGTGTGTAACGCCATTTCCCTGCCGTTGACGGGCTGGTTTTCGCGCATTGTCGGTCAACGTCGGTTGTTTATTGTTTCGGTGCTGTTATTCAGCCTGGCGTCGTTTCTCTGCGGTTTTTCGCACAGCATGACGGAACTGATCGTCTTCCGCGCATTGCAGGGTTTTTTCGCCGGCCCGATGTACCCCATGTGTCAGACGTTGTTGCTGATGATCTTCCCGCCTTCTCGTCGCAACATGGCGCTGGCGTTGTTGGCGATGGTGACGGTCGTCGGCCCGATCGTCGGCCCCATTACCGGTGGGTGGATTACCGACAATTATTCCTGGCCGTGGATTTTCTATATCAATGTGCCGATCGGCATATTCGCCTCGTTCGTGGTCTGGATGCAGCTGCGCGATTGGCAAGACAGTACCGAACGCGCCAGCGTGGATTATGTCGGCATCGGGCTGCTGGTGCTTGGCGTCGGTTTGCTGCAAGTTGTGTTGGATAAAGGTAATGATCTGGACTGGTTCGGCTCGTCGGAAATTGTCGTCATGTCCATTATTTCGGCGGTTGCGTTGGTGTCGTTTGTGATTTGGGAATTGGGAGAGAGCAATCCAATCGTCAATCTGAGGCTGTTCGCCGATCGCAATTTCACCGTCGGCACTTTGTCGCTGATGCTGGGATACGCTGCGTTTTTCGCCATCAACGTGATCCTACCGCAGTGGCTCCAGACCTGGATGGGATATACCTCCACCTGGGCCGGCCTGGCGGCGGCACCGATGGGGATGTTGCCGATGCTGCTGACGCCGATCATCGGCCGTTATGGCAACCGGGTTGATCTGCGTCTGCTCGCCACTGTGTCGTTTGTGATCATGGGGCTGTCATGCCTGATGCGGGCGCAATTCAATACCCATGTGGATTTTGCGACTGTGGCGGGCGTGCAGCTGTTTATGGGGAGCGGGGTGGCGTTTTTCTTTGTGCCGCTGACCTCCATCCTGCTATCCAGCCTGCACGGCAAAGACGTGGCGGAAGGGTCAGGTCTGGCGACGTTTCTGCGTGTGCTGGGCGGCAGCTTCGCCTCGTCGCTCACCACCTGGCTCTGGTCGCACCGTGAGATTTATCACCATGCGATCCTGAGTGAGAGCGTGTCGGTCTATAACCCATCTGCAGTGAGCTATCTCAACCTGATGGGGGGGATCAGCCAGGCCAATCTGGCGCAGGTGGACAAGACGTTGCAACAGCAGGCGTGGATGGCCTCCACCATCGATTATTTTTATGTGCTGGGCTGGGGGTTCATGGGGTTGATCGTGATCATCTGGTTTGCCCGTCCCCCATTCACCCGAACGGGGCCGGCATCGGCAGGGCATTAG
- a CDS encoding MarR family transcriptional regulator — translation MKKTTEELQMLGLLIHLANQFKDHLLNDYFADSDITAPQFKVLICIHKGFTSPVDVSKNVMMDGGALSRMIERMVKRELILRQPHPNDKRQIILALTDKGRAICQLFEQEGMQVLPVQLTTRLTQEEAEQLVRLLTKMLPDDVTARYLPY, via the coding sequence ATGAAAAAAACGACGGAAGAACTCCAAATGCTCGGCCTGCTGATTCATTTGGCCAACCAGTTTAAGGATCACCTTCTCAACGACTATTTTGCGGATAGCGATATCACGGCGCCGCAGTTCAAGGTGTTGATCTGCATACATAAAGGGTTCACCAGCCCAGTGGATGTAAGCAAAAACGTCATGATGGACGGTGGTGCTTTGAGCCGCATGATTGAACGGATGGTGAAACGGGAGCTGATTCTGCGCCAGCCGCATCCCAATGATAAACGTCAGATAATTTTGGCTTTGACGGACAAGGGGCGGGCGATTTGCCAACTGTTCGAGCAGGAAGGCATGCAAGTGTTGCCGGTGCAACTGACGACCCGTTTGACGCAGGAAGAGGCGGAGCAACTGGTACGTTTACTGACCAAAATGCTGCCGGATGACGTTACCGCCCGTTATTTGCCCTACTAA